A stretch of Armatimonadota bacterium DNA encodes these proteins:
- a CDS encoding DNA repair exonuclease: MSDRPLTLLHTADLHLGMAFPGLGERGREHREQLRRTFARIVEVALERRVDLLVVAGDLFHSPRQGEGTVAFVRDQFRQLGEGGVRVAVVAGNHDPLVEESVWTRARFQEAPHVHLFGLAPEAVTYPDLDLTLLGQSVGPDGPAGLAAWPRRPTTTRFAVGVAHGSAYREGVVEEGPIHPADIRALGLDYLALGDWHSPSQVTGPPTPAWYAGAPEFLAMDQEGGQVLLVTISAPRAAIVEPVPVGRRRYRRRQVDVTGLDPAQVQTDLLAEADPDTVLDVVLTGLAPPGAEPDPRALEDALQEVCFRARVRDARRPLLDEAMLEAFPERTLVGRFIREMRRRADAAPQEEREVIEEALQLGVALLLHPEDV; encoded by the coding sequence ATGTCGGACCGACCCCTCACCCTGCTGCACACCGCCGACCTGCACCTGGGGATGGCCTTCCCCGGCCTGGGCGAGCGCGGAAGAGAACACCGGGAGCAGCTGCGCCGCACCTTCGCCCGCATCGTCGAGGTGGCCCTGGAGCGGCGTGTGGACCTCCTCGTGGTGGCGGGCGACCTCTTCCACTCGCCGCGGCAGGGGGAGGGGACGGTCGCCTTCGTCCGAGACCAGTTCCGACAGCTGGGCGAGGGAGGCGTCCGCGTGGCGGTGGTGGCCGGGAACCACGACCCGCTGGTCGAGGAGAGCGTGTGGACCCGGGCCCGCTTCCAGGAGGCGCCGCACGTCCACCTCTTCGGGTTGGCGCCCGAGGCCGTGACCTACCCCGACCTCGACCTCACGCTGCTGGGGCAGTCGGTGGGGCCGGACGGCCCGGCAGGGCTGGCCGCCTGGCCGCGCCGTCCGACGACCACCCGCTTCGCCGTCGGCGTCGCGCACGGGAGCGCCTACCGCGAGGGGGTGGTGGAGGAGGGCCCGATCCACCCGGCGGACATCCGGGCGCTAGGCCTCGACTACCTGGCACTGGGAGACTGGCACTCCCCCTCCCAGGTCACCGGCCCGCCGACGCCCGCCTGGTATGCCGGGGCGCCGGAGTTCCTCGCCATGGACCAGGAAGGGGGGCAGGTCCTGCTCGTCACCATCTCCGCCCCCCGCGCGGCGATCGTCGAGCCTGTGCCGGTGGGCCGGCGGCGCTACCGGCGGCGGCAGGTGGACGTGACCGGACTCGACCCCGCTCAGGTGCAGACCGACCTGCTGGCCGAGGCCGATCCCGACACCGTCCTGGACGTCGTGCTCACCGGCCTGGCCCCCCCCGGGGCGGAGCCTGATCCGCGTGCGCTGGAGGACGCCCTGCAGGAGGTCTGCTTCCGCGCCCGGGTGCGCGATGCCCGACGCCCCCTCCTGGACGAGGCCATGCTCGAGGCCTTCCCCGAGCGCACGCTGGTGGGCCGATTTATCCGGGAGATGCGCCGCCGCGCCGATGCGGCACCGCAGGAGGAGCGGGAAGTGATCGAGGAAGCCCTCCAGCTCGGCGTAGCCCTCCTCCTCCATCCCGAGGATGTCTGA
- a CDS encoding ATP-dependent DNA helicase, whose amino-acid sequence MTHHSAQITLDLDAPLPVLSDAPPAERVLEGLNEEQRRAVTHGEGPLLIVAGAGTGKTTVITRRIAWLIAARRARPGEILAVTFTDKAAGEMEERVDLLVPYGYTDIWISTFHAFGDRVLREHALEAGLPPDFRVLSRAEQVIFLKERLFELPLRLYRPLGDPTRYVEALITLFSRAKDEDVSPDEYAAYAARVAADAAARPEEAELADLARQQEELAAAYQAYQAMLARAGLVDFGDLITLPLRLFRERPAVLRRYQERFAYILVDEFQDTNYAQFQLVRLLGAARPNITVVGDDDQAIFKFRGASISNILGFTQAYPQATQVVLTRNYRSRQPILDAAHRLIRHNDPDRLEVRSGIDKRLVAVRDEVEGPAPTGVVEHLVFDTLSSEADGVAARIAAAVEAGGRRYRDFAILVRSNGDADPFLRALNLKGIPHRFTGSRGLYNREEVRLVIAFLRVLANPADNLSLYYLGISPLYLLDPTDLAKALAYASRKNRTLEFVYRHLDQFPDLAAETGPETRAAIGRLLEDLDEMRRAMKDLPTGRVLYEYLVARTGYVRRLATSGVPEDEVRVANLARFFDIVARYGEVAAYDRVPEFVRRLDELIAAGDDPPVAEADPDVDAVNVLTVHKAKGLEFPVVFLVSCVADRFPTRHRGEALPLPDALVKDVLPTGDAHLQEERRLFYVGMTRARDELVLTSARDYGGARPRKVSRFVLEALDRPAADPPGSVFRASPVETIHRHAPPTDGQQALAGVLPPDQPLVLSFRQVDDYETCPLKFKYTHILRVPLLRDHRVVYGSAVHEAVREYNRRKARAQAVTLEDLLRTFERAWVNEGFISREHEDQRLEEGRTVLRRFFEFQEAQGNRPTFVEAPFSVQVGATRVKGRWDRVDLRSGEPVIIDFKTSDVRQPKEAHRRARESRQLAIYALAYREVYGTLPARLELHFLGPQGVLVGEVVPDEALVAEARADIEHAAAGVRAGNFIATPDYYQACRFCAFNTICPYTATGDPPADG is encoded by the coding sequence GTGACGCACCACTCGGCCCAGATCACGCTCGACCTGGACGCCCCGCTCCCCGTCCTGAGCGACGCGCCGCCGGCCGAGCGGGTGCTGGAGGGGCTCAACGAGGAGCAGCGCCGTGCCGTCACCCACGGCGAGGGGCCCCTCCTCATCGTCGCCGGGGCCGGCACCGGCAAGACCACGGTGATCACCCGGCGCATCGCCTGGCTGATCGCCGCCCGCCGCGCCCGCCCGGGCGAGATCCTGGCCGTGACCTTCACGGACAAGGCCGCCGGGGAGATGGAGGAGCGCGTCGACCTGCTCGTCCCCTACGGCTACACCGACATCTGGATCTCCACCTTTCACGCCTTCGGCGACCGCGTGCTGCGCGAGCACGCGCTCGAGGCCGGGCTCCCGCCGGACTTCCGGGTCCTGTCGCGGGCGGAGCAGGTGATCTTCCTCAAGGAGCGCCTCTTCGAGCTGCCGCTGCGGCTGTACCGGCCGCTGGGGGACCCGACGCGCTACGTGGAGGCGCTCATCACGCTCTTCAGCCGGGCCAAGGACGAGGACGTCTCCCCGGACGAGTACGCCGCCTACGCGGCCCGGGTGGCCGCCGACGCCGCGGCCCGCCCCGAGGAGGCGGAGCTGGCCGACCTGGCCCGCCAGCAGGAGGAGCTGGCTGCCGCCTACCAGGCCTACCAGGCGATGCTGGCCCGCGCGGGGCTGGTGGACTTCGGCGACCTGATCACGTTGCCGCTGCGCCTCTTCCGGGAGCGTCCGGCGGTGCTGCGCCGCTACCAGGAGCGCTTCGCGTACATCCTGGTGGACGAGTTCCAGGATACCAACTACGCCCAGTTCCAGCTCGTCCGCCTGCTCGGTGCGGCCCGTCCCAATATCACCGTGGTGGGCGACGACGACCAGGCCATCTTCAAGTTCCGCGGGGCCTCCATCAGCAACATCCTGGGGTTCACCCAGGCCTACCCGCAAGCCACCCAGGTCGTCCTCACGCGCAACTACCGCTCCCGCCAGCCCATCCTCGACGCGGCCCACCGGCTGATCCGCCACAACGACCCGGACCGCCTGGAGGTGCGCAGCGGCATCGACAAGCGCCTGGTGGCGGTGCGCGACGAGGTGGAGGGCCCGGCGCCGACGGGGGTGGTGGAGCACCTGGTCTTCGACACCCTCAGCAGCGAGGCGGACGGCGTGGCCGCGCGCATCGCCGCGGCGGTGGAGGCCGGCGGGCGCCGCTACCGCGACTTCGCCATCCTCGTGCGCAGCAACGGGGACGCCGACCCCTTCCTGCGCGCCCTCAACCTCAAGGGGATCCCTCACCGCTTCACCGGCAGCCGCGGGCTCTACAACCGCGAGGAGGTCCGCCTGGTCATCGCCTTCCTGCGCGTGCTGGCCAACCCCGCCGACAACCTCAGCCTCTACTACCTGGGGATCTCGCCGCTCTACCTGCTCGACCCCACCGACCTGGCCAAGGCGCTCGCCTACGCCAGCCGCAAGAACCGTACCCTGGAGTTCGTCTACCGCCACCTCGACCAGTTCCCCGACCTGGCCGCCGAGACCGGGCCGGAGACGCGCGCCGCCATCGGCCGGCTGCTCGAGGACCTGGACGAGATGCGCCGTGCCATGAAGGACCTGCCCACCGGGCGCGTCCTCTACGAGTACCTGGTGGCGCGCACCGGCTACGTGCGCCGCCTGGCCACCTCGGGCGTCCCCGAGGACGAGGTGCGCGTGGCCAACCTGGCGCGCTTCTTCGACATCGTCGCCCGCTACGGCGAGGTGGCCGCCTACGACCGTGTCCCCGAGTTCGTGCGCCGCCTGGACGAGCTCATCGCCGCCGGCGACGACCCTCCCGTGGCCGAGGCCGATCCCGACGTCGATGCCGTGAACGTCCTCACCGTGCACAAGGCCAAGGGGCTGGAGTTCCCGGTGGTCTTCCTGGTCTCGTGCGTGGCCGACCGCTTCCCCACCCGCCACCGCGGGGAGGCGCTCCCGCTCCCCGACGCCCTCGTCAAGGACGTCCTGCCCACCGGCGACGCGCACCTGCAGGAGGAGCGGCGCCTGTTCTACGTGGGGATGACGCGGGCGCGGGACGAGCTGGTCCTGACCAGCGCCCGCGACTACGGCGGGGCCCGGCCGCGCAAGGTGAGCCGCTTCGTGCTGGAGGCCCTCGACCGCCCCGCCGCCGACCCCCCGGGGAGCGTCTTCCGCGCCTCACCGGTGGAGACGATCCACCGCCACGCCCCGCCCACGGACGGGCAGCAGGCGCTGGCGGGCGTGCTGCCGCCCGACCAGCCGCTCGTCCTCTCCTTCCGCCAGGTGGACGACTACGAGACCTGCCCGCTGAAGTTCAAGTACACCCACATCCTGCGGGTGCCGCTGCTGCGCGACCACCGCGTCGTCTACGGCAGCGCGGTGCACGAGGCGGTGCGCGAGTACAACCGGCGCAAGGCCCGCGCGCAGGCGGTGACGCTGGAGGACCTGCTGCGCACCTTCGAGCGGGCCTGGGTGAACGAGGGGTTCATCAGCCGGGAGCACGAGGACCAGCGCCTGGAGGAGGGGCGCACGGTCCTGCGCCGCTTCTTCGAGTTCCAGGAGGCCCAGGGCAACCGGCCCACCTTCGTCGAGGCGCCCTTCTCCGTCCAGGTGGGGGCGACGCGCGTCAAGGGGCGGTGGGACCGGGTGGACCTGCGCAGCGGGGAGCCGGTGATCATCGACTTCAAGACCAGCGACGTGCGCCAGCCCAAGGAGGCGCACCGCCGCGCCCGGGAGAGCCGCCAGCTGGCCATCTACGCGCTGGCCTACCGGGAGGTCTACGGGACGCTGCCGGCCCGGCTTGAGCTGCACTTCCTCGGGCCGCAGGGGGTGCTCGTGGGGGAGGTCGTCCCCGACGAGGCGCTCGTGGCGGAGGCCCGGGCCGACATCGAGCACGCCGCCGCCGGGGTGCGGGCGGGGAACTTCATCGCCACGCCCGACTACTACCAGGCCTGCCGCTTCTGCGCCTTCAACACCATCTGCCCCTACACCGCCACGGGCGATCCGCCCGCGGACGGCTGA
- a CDS encoding regulatory protein RecX codes for MRQVVRIRPAGRGGARRAVWLDDGRRLVLDADDISRLGLEPGQGVDDLLLRRLDRLAQEAEARAAALRLLKVRLRSRAELEHRLRRCGFDPTTVARVLDRLAAAGWVDDRRFARAWVEGRLALGRAGPRRLRAELRARGVPPDLVDEALRAAWQPEEERTRAEALARRHLARTRALPPEVRLRRVAGLLARRGFSPEVVADLLRRLAREVAPTVTGREVP; via the coding sequence ATGAGGCAGGTGGTCCGCATCCGCCCCGCCGGGCGAGGCGGAGCCCGCCGCGCCGTTTGGCTGGACGATGGACGGCGGCTGGTGCTGGACGCGGACGACATCAGCCGTCTGGGGCTCGAGCCGGGGCAGGGGGTGGACGACCTGCTCCTGCGCCGGCTCGACCGGTTGGCGCAAGAGGCAGAGGCTCGGGCCGCCGCGTTGCGCCTGCTGAAGGTCCGCCTGCGCAGCCGGGCGGAGCTCGAGCACCGCCTGAGGCGCTGCGGGTTCGACCCGACCACGGTGGCGCGGGTCCTCGACCGGCTGGCGGCCGCCGGGTGGGTGGACGACCGACGCTTCGCCCGTGCCTGGGTGGAAGGGCGGCTGGCCCTCGGCCGCGCGGGTCCCCGGCGCCTCCGTGCCGAGCTGCGCGCCCGCGGGGTGCCGCCCGACCTGGTCGACGAGGCCCTCCGGGCCGCCTGGCAGCCGGAGGAGGAGCGGACCCGCGCGGAGGCCCTGGCGCGCCGCCACCTCGCCCGCACCCGGGCGCTGCCACCTGAGGTGCGGCTGCGGCGGGTGGCCGGGCTGCTGGCACGCCGCGGCTTCAGCCCGGAGGTGGTCGCCGACCTCCTGCGCCGGCTGGCGCGGGAGGTGGCACCGACCGTCACCGGACGGGAGGTACCGTGA
- the recA gene encoding recombinase RecA produces MNERQRALELALTQIEKQFGKGSIMKLGEATARLQVEVISTGALALDVALGVGGVPRGRVVEIYGPESSGKTTLGYHIIAEAQREGGVAAFIDAEHALDPNYARAVGVDVDSLLLSQPDSGEQALEIAEMLVRSGAVDVIVIDSVAALVPRAELEGEMGDAHVGLQARLMSQALRKLVGAIAKSRTTVIFINQIREKVGVLFGSPETTTGGRALKFYSSVRMEIRRTENIKSGEEVKGMRARVKVVKNKVAPPFRDAEVDIFYGQGISRAGSVLDVAQAVGVVTRTGTWFAYGDLRLGQGRDNARDFLENNPELMREIEQRVREKLGLTRRPAAGGPGEVAATGAPPVPAVSPAPVAIPSRARGAEPVAPAKEAAAKARG; encoded by the coding sequence ATGAACGAACGCCAGCGCGCGCTGGAACTGGCCCTCACCCAGATCGAGAAGCAGTTCGGCAAGGGCTCGATCATGAAGCTCGGCGAGGCCACCGCCCGGCTCCAGGTAGAGGTCATCTCCACGGGGGCCCTGGCCCTGGACGTGGCGCTGGGGGTCGGCGGGGTGCCGCGGGGACGGGTGGTGGAGATCTACGGCCCCGAGTCCTCGGGCAAGACCACGCTGGGCTACCACATCATCGCCGAGGCGCAGCGGGAGGGCGGGGTGGCCGCCTTCATCGACGCCGAGCACGCGCTGGATCCCAACTACGCGCGGGCGGTCGGCGTGGACGTCGACAGCCTGCTCCTCTCCCAGCCGGACAGCGGCGAGCAGGCCCTGGAGATCGCCGAGATGCTGGTGCGCAGCGGCGCCGTGGACGTCATCGTCATCGACTCGGTGGCCGCCCTTGTGCCCCGCGCCGAGCTCGAGGGGGAGATGGGGGACGCGCACGTGGGGCTGCAGGCGCGCCTCATGTCCCAGGCGCTGCGCAAGCTGGTCGGGGCCATCGCCAAGTCCCGCACCACCGTGATCTTCATCAACCAGATCCGGGAGAAGGTCGGGGTGCTCTTCGGCTCGCCCGAGACCACCACCGGCGGCCGCGCGCTCAAGTTCTACTCCTCCGTCCGCATGGAGATCCGCCGCACCGAGAACATCAAGAGCGGCGAGGAGGTCAAGGGGATGCGCGCCCGGGTCAAGGTGGTGAAGAACAAGGTCGCCCCGCCCTTCCGCGACGCCGAGGTGGACATCTTCTACGGCCAGGGGATCTCCCGCGCCGGAAGCGTGCTGGACGTGGCCCAGGCGGTGGGCGTGGTCACCCGCACCGGCACCTGGTTCGCCTACGGCGACCTGCGCCTGGGGCAGGGGCGCGACAACGCCCGCGACTTCCTCGAGAACAACCCCGAGCTCATGCGGGAGATCGAGCAGCGGGTGCGGGAGAAGCTCGGTCTGACCCGCCGCCCTGCCGCAGGCGGCCCCGGGGAGGTCGCGGCGACCGGTGCGCCCCCCGTCCCTGCCGTCTCGCCCGCGCCTGTCGCCATCCCGTCCCGGGCGCGCGGAGCAGAGCCCGTAGCGCCAGCCAAGGAGGCTGCGGCCAAGGCGAGAGGCTGA